From one Luteipulveratus mongoliensis genomic stretch:
- a CDS encoding FtsK/SpoIIIE domain-containing protein: MTTSTDGDDLASILITLVCSRDATRHQVVVTASSDVRWGDLRPHLTPHLPLPVDVYAGAVRVDDDAVLGSSPLIHGVVLTDRPRATSPSGLLEVAVAEGPDAGAVAAVTASTVRIGRAPTETVSVADPDLSRSHLLLEIAHGQVRATDLGSTNGTCVDDDRLAAGVPRDVRVGQRIMAGSSTFRLQTAARAEARMAVVAGRRQIHRAPREPVRLPEIELHLPSAPRGHGNDRLPWLMMLLPIPLAVVMALAMKSMMMLGFGLMSPVMMLGQYLHDRRTGRADGRRDQASYDRERHRVEGRREEAVEAAVTLRRRLAPDLAEMRAMASRGRLWPRRPTDGDHLWWRVGTGIVLVGVTVYDPDGEPDEATRGGCPVMVSLAEHRVVGLSGATALLRAAVDGLLGQLAVLHSPLFVHVVVVLADRATRPAWAWAGWLPHLSRDLADPATVLVVGEDDELIAHHLGDRSVAVEERLGHTAPPVRTVLILDGARRLVRHPVIAGVLAHGHEHGVTVVAVDERREHLPAECAVTVDLVSATQALLRGELSQGFTPDLPAAGWTLGIVDEITSCVDVTPTSEDAGPPSAARLLDLIQGATDAQALADGWASERRTTRALLGLGADGRVTIDLASDGPHALIGGTTGSGKSELLQTLIASLAVGNRPDEMVFVLVDYKGGAAFKDCARLPHTIGLVTDLDAHLTQRALTSLDAEIHRRERLLGSVGAKDLDDYQGMADVAPLPRLVLVIDEFRVLAEELPDFIDGLVRIAAVGRSLGIHLVLATQRPGGVVSTDIRANVNLRIALRVRDTADSDDVIDSPAAARISSRTPGRAILRSASSPTVTFQTARVGGHALGAAGSVTVWPVDPITGRALLPPPSETPAGATDLQCLVDATVEAARMADIPAVVSPWLAPLDGTCTIDGLAPTHRLLDRLDDEPVQVTTAHARLGLVDLPHLQRQDPLGWDLAGGHLAVVAGPRCGKTTALRTLCTDLAVRCTPDELHLYVLDPSGSLRALHDFPHVGAVIGRDDEGAGVRLITWLAEEIARRQALLAAEHHADLTEHRAAREAAGVAAESLPRILVAVDGWEAFAETYEAIENGRVNDLFLEVLRDGVAAGIHVVLTGGRSLLSSRVSATLQHRLCLRMADEMDLLMAGLRSDQVPADMPPGRALLLPDAQEVQLALLDADASGRAQAAAVQHGASSMPPPAGTPPRRFASLPDSVSLADLTGGADDPSPVLGLGGENLDVVGLSRDPTWGLAGLVCGPPGSGRTTTLLTLVGQLRDTSPILWLTGGALPDQGLPSGATHVEWDDTDAVWSHLEAHPDTVLVLDDLEQIVSDQVQDMAVEHLRRCRSSGGGLLAAGTTRDLEGAYRGVAHELRRRQTGLILQPDRHDGELLGARLPDVRRRVPGRGVLVVRGRAVEVQVAR, encoded by the coding sequence GTGACCACGTCAACCGACGGCGACGACCTCGCCAGCATCCTCATCACGCTCGTGTGCAGCCGCGACGCGACACGCCACCAGGTCGTCGTCACCGCTTCTTCCGACGTGCGCTGGGGCGACCTACGTCCGCATCTGACGCCGCACCTGCCGTTGCCCGTCGACGTGTACGCAGGCGCAGTCCGCGTGGACGACGACGCGGTCCTGGGCAGCTCGCCACTCATTCATGGCGTCGTCCTGACCGACCGTCCGCGTGCGACCTCGCCGTCGGGACTGCTCGAGGTCGCGGTCGCTGAAGGGCCGGACGCCGGTGCCGTCGCTGCGGTGACCGCGTCAACCGTCCGCATCGGACGTGCGCCCACCGAGACCGTGAGTGTTGCTGACCCTGACCTGTCACGTTCGCACCTCCTGCTTGAGATCGCGCACGGTCAGGTGCGCGCGACTGACCTGGGCTCGACCAACGGCACCTGCGTCGACGACGACCGGCTGGCGGCAGGCGTACCTCGTGACGTCCGCGTCGGTCAGCGAATCATGGCTGGTAGCAGCACTTTTCGGCTGCAGACCGCTGCTCGGGCCGAAGCCCGAATGGCCGTGGTGGCCGGCCGCCGGCAGATCCATCGGGCGCCTCGAGAGCCGGTACGTCTGCCAGAGATCGAGCTGCACCTGCCCAGCGCCCCACGAGGGCACGGCAACGATCGTCTGCCCTGGCTGATGATGCTGCTGCCGATCCCTCTTGCCGTGGTGATGGCGCTGGCCATGAAGTCGATGATGATGCTCGGCTTCGGGCTGATGAGTCCCGTGATGATGCTGGGCCAGTACCTGCACGACCGGCGCACGGGGCGCGCCGACGGCCGACGCGACCAGGCGTCGTACGACCGGGAGCGCCACCGGGTGGAGGGGCGCCGCGAGGAGGCGGTCGAGGCAGCCGTGACCCTGCGCCGCCGCCTGGCGCCCGACCTGGCCGAGATGCGTGCGATGGCCTCCCGCGGACGCCTCTGGCCGCGGCGACCAACCGATGGCGATCACCTCTGGTGGCGCGTCGGCACGGGGATCGTGCTCGTGGGCGTGACTGTCTACGACCCCGACGGCGAGCCCGACGAGGCGACCCGTGGCGGATGCCCGGTGATGGTGTCTCTCGCCGAGCACCGCGTCGTCGGCCTGAGCGGAGCGACCGCCCTGCTGCGGGCGGCCGTTGACGGCTTGCTCGGTCAGCTCGCAGTGCTGCACTCACCCCTGTTCGTGCACGTCGTGGTGGTGCTCGCCGATCGGGCGACCCGGCCGGCATGGGCGTGGGCCGGCTGGCTGCCCCACCTGTCCCGCGACCTGGCCGACCCGGCGACCGTCCTCGTCGTGGGTGAGGACGACGAGCTCATCGCGCACCATCTCGGCGACCGCTCCGTCGCCGTCGAGGAGCGGCTCGGACACACGGCGCCACCGGTCCGCACCGTGCTGATCCTGGACGGTGCGCGCCGCCTCGTCCGGCATCCCGTCATCGCCGGGGTGCTCGCTCATGGGCACGAGCACGGCGTCACGGTGGTCGCGGTCGACGAGCGGCGCGAGCACCTTCCTGCCGAGTGTGCCGTGACGGTCGACCTGGTGTCGGCCACCCAGGCACTCCTACGTGGCGAGCTGAGCCAGGGGTTCACGCCGGACCTGCCAGCGGCAGGCTGGACGCTCGGCATCGTCGATGAGATCACCTCCTGCGTGGACGTCACGCCAACCTCCGAGGATGCCGGACCTCCTTCAGCAGCAAGGCTTCTCGACCTCATACAGGGGGCGACCGATGCACAGGCTCTGGCCGATGGCTGGGCGAGCGAGCGGCGTACGACCCGTGCCCTTCTGGGACTGGGCGCCGACGGTCGGGTGACGATCGACCTGGCCTCCGACGGACCGCACGCCCTGATCGGCGGTACGACAGGGTCCGGCAAGTCCGAGCTGCTCCAGACCCTCATCGCCTCGCTCGCCGTCGGCAACCGGCCGGACGAGATGGTCTTCGTGCTGGTCGACTACAAGGGTGGGGCAGCGTTCAAGGACTGCGCTCGGCTGCCGCACACGATCGGCCTGGTCACCGACCTCGACGCCCACCTCACCCAGCGCGCCCTGACCTCACTCGACGCCGAGATCCATCGACGCGAGCGCTTGCTCGGATCGGTTGGCGCCAAGGACCTCGACGACTACCAGGGCATGGCGGACGTAGCGCCGCTCCCCCGGCTCGTCCTGGTGATCGATGAGTTCCGGGTGCTGGCCGAGGAGCTGCCCGACTTCATCGACGGCCTGGTGCGCATCGCGGCCGTCGGGCGCTCCCTCGGCATCCACCTGGTGCTCGCGACCCAGCGTCCTGGCGGCGTCGTGTCCACCGACATCCGAGCCAACGTCAACCTGCGGATCGCCCTGCGCGTCCGGGACACGGCCGATTCCGATGACGTCATCGACTCACCGGCCGCGGCACGCATCTCGAGTCGGACGCCGGGCCGCGCCATCCTGCGATCGGCGTCGTCTCCCACCGTGACCTTCCAGACGGCCAGAGTGGGCGGGCACGCGCTGGGTGCCGCAGGATCCGTCACCGTCTGGCCGGTCGACCCGATCACCGGTCGAGCGCTGCTGCCGCCACCAAGCGAGACGCCCGCGGGTGCGACCGACCTGCAGTGCCTCGTCGACGCCACTGTCGAGGCAGCACGGATGGCTGACATCCCAGCGGTGGTCTCGCCATGGCTCGCTCCGCTGGACGGCACGTGCACCATCGACGGACTCGCCCCGACACACCGCCTGCTCGACCGACTGGACGACGAGCCGGTCCAGGTGACGACGGCACACGCTCGTCTGGGCCTGGTCGACCTGCCACACCTCCAGCGTCAGGACCCGCTCGGCTGGGACCTGGCCGGCGGGCACCTGGCCGTTGTGGCCGGTCCGCGCTGCGGCAAGACCACCGCCTTGCGCACCCTGTGCACGGATCTCGCAGTCCGCTGCACACCGGATGAGCTCCACCTCTACGTCCTCGACCCGAGCGGGTCCTTGCGCGCGCTCCACGACTTCCCGCACGTCGGTGCGGTCATCGGTCGCGACGACGAGGGCGCCGGCGTGCGCCTCATCACCTGGCTCGCGGAGGAGATCGCCCGGCGTCAGGCGCTGCTGGCCGCCGAGCACCATGCCGACCTCACCGAGCATCGCGCCGCCCGAGAGGCCGCAGGCGTCGCCGCGGAGAGCCTGCCCCGGATCCTGGTCGCAGTCGACGGCTGGGAGGCGTTCGCGGAGACCTACGAAGCGATCGAGAACGGGCGGGTCAACGACCTCTTCCTGGAAGTTCTGCGGGACGGCGTGGCCGCCGGCATCCATGTCGTCCTCACCGGCGGACGCAGCCTGCTCTCGTCACGGGTGTCCGCCACGCTCCAGCACCGCCTCTGTCTGCGGATGGCCGACGAGATGGACCTGCTCATGGCCGGTCTGCGTTCGGACCAGGTGCCCGCCGACATGCCACCGGGCCGCGCGCTTCTTCTGCCCGATGCTCAAGAGGTCCAGCTCGCCCTGCTGGACGCCGACGCGTCCGGGCGTGCGCAGGCCGCCGCGGTTCAGCACGGTGCGTCATCGATGCCCCCTCCGGCTGGCACGCCACCGCGACGGTTCGCATCGTTGCCGGACTCGGTCTCGTTGGCCGACCTGACGGGCGGAGCGGATGACCCCAGCCCGGTGCTTGGTCTGGGCGGCGAGAACCTCGATGTCGTCGGTCTGAGCCGTGACCCGACCTGGGGCCTCGCCGGGCTCGTGTGCGGCCCTCCCGGCAGCGGCCGTACGACCACCCTCCTCACCCTGGTGGGCCAGCTGCGCGACACGTCGCCCATCCTGTGGCTCACCGGCGGTGCACTGCCGGACCAAGGCCTCCCGTCCGGGGCGACGCACGTCGAGTGGGACGACACCGACGCCGTCTGGTCGCACCTCGAGGCGCACCCCGACACCGTGCTGGTGCTCGATGACCTCGAGCAGATCGTCAGCGATCAGGTGCAGGACATGGCCGTCGAGCACCTGCGCCGGTGCCGCTCCAGCGGAGGCGGACTCCTCGCGGCCGGCACGACCCGCGACCTCGAGGGCGCCTACCGCGGCGTGGCGCACGAGCTCCGGCGGCGCCAGACCGGTCTGATCCTGCAGCCGGACCGACACGACGGCGAGCTGCTGGGCGCGAGGCTGCCCGACGTACGCCGACGGGTCCCGGGCCGTGGTGTCCTCGTCGTGCGCGGTCGTGCGGTGGAGGTCCAGGTCGCCAGATGA